The following are encoded together in the Pedobacter steynii genome:
- a CDS encoding App1 family protein, giving the protein MNKSTSIKVYHGYGHTHNLVLYGHVFDFKAKTTQVYSNNFFVNIVHLLKLFRVKPAPYVKVRLDFKGQIVHQKTAYDGFFKFEWEALENVAAGWHEVKVEALGEQEEVLAGTEGKVYVPHITQYAFISDIDDTVMISHSAKIGRRLRELFIKNPRTRKTFVDTRKHYGLLALSHTDAEQPNPFFYVSSSEWNLYDYLVETFRFNGLPEGAFLLNQIKGWTDLLKTGKTGHEGKLLRVRRILDAFPNQKFVFFGDNSQKDPFIYATIAEKYPQNIEAVYIRNIRKSRAAATSEILAKIEAKGIKTCLFKHSKEAIAHSKKIGLIGFS; this is encoded by the coding sequence ATGAATAAATCCACCAGCATTAAGGTATATCATGGCTACGGACATACGCACAATCTGGTGCTTTACGGACATGTGTTTGATTTTAAGGCGAAGACCACACAGGTGTATAGCAATAATTTCTTTGTAAACATCGTGCATCTGCTAAAGTTATTCCGTGTGAAGCCTGCACCTTATGTTAAAGTCCGACTGGATTTTAAAGGGCAGATCGTCCACCAGAAAACAGCCTACGATGGTTTCTTTAAATTTGAATGGGAAGCACTTGAAAATGTGGCCGCAGGATGGCATGAAGTGAAAGTTGAAGCCCTGGGGGAACAGGAAGAGGTACTGGCAGGGACGGAAGGAAAGGTATACGTGCCTCACATTACCCAGTATGCTTTTATTTCGGATATCGATGATACCGTGATGATTTCTCATTCGGCAAAAATCGGACGGAGGCTCCGCGAGCTCTTCATTAAGAACCCCAGGACCAGGAAAACGTTTGTGGATACCAGGAAACATTATGGCCTGCTGGCTTTGTCACATACTGATGCGGAGCAACCCAATCCTTTTTTTTATGTTTCCAGTAGTGAATGGAACCTGTACGACTATCTGGTAGAAACTTTCAGGTTTAACGGGCTTCCCGAGGGCGCATTCCTGCTCAATCAGATTAAAGGCTGGACCGATTTACTAAAAACAGGCAAAACAGGTCATGAGGGAAAGCTGTTGCGGGTAAGGCGCATCCTGGATGCCTTCCCAAATCAGAAATTTGTCTTTTTTGGCGATAATTCTCAGAAAGACCCCTTCATCTATGCAACGATTGCAGAAAAGTATCCTCAGAATATCGAAGCGGTTTACATCAGAAATATCCGTAAATCCAGAGCGGCCGCAACCTCAGAAATTCTGGCTAAAATCGAAGCCAAAGGGATTAAAACGTGTTTGTTTAAGCACAGTAAAGAAGCAATCGCACATTCAAAAAAGATTGGCCTGATCGGCTTTAGCTGA
- a CDS encoding DEAD/DEAH box helicase, protein MLRVDSSKPCKIVYSLCKHEFFGYLIEPHIVQLNPQGDFSLTYQRIFSHTANEFARHLTEKDLKLIKILDETEQDFIIKKYHKKPIRPVEFFSKFFNEKFYESVRPKIEKKLSEVLELIKVDGELYLMDSDGWPAERKIEIASEPATVLFHFRRNAMETRYFPTIKYQGMRIDFMFKEAQVVSNQPAWLLLNDMLYFFEQDIEGKKLMPFLNKRYITIPKATEGAYFEKFVAPLIEKYHVYAEGFEIKTEKHDPKPVIKVIYVDSGVSQLQLYFKYDTHAFAMGNEKKVTVHLEKDADNYIFTRIKRDAAWEKQKFNVLTGLGLKKTSPLYHNLEVPPLKDEDQSYAIINWVNEHIEQLKAEGFEIEQHQGTKKFLFATNKIDFEIKEDNDWFDINAIVYFGSHPIPFISLKQHILHKRREFTLPDGSIAIIPEKWFTQYGSLFSLSDGGKALKLKKHHIGLINELAEDGIANVTLSRKLERLNDFENIADTQMPVHFKGDLRSYQKAGYNWFSFLREYNFGGCLADDMGLGKTIQTLAMLQKIKEEDEQNSTKSTSLIVMPTSLIYNWLNEAKKFTPKLKIHAHTGSSRNKDISQFAKYDIIITTYGITRVDIDLLKEYYFNYIILDESQNIKNPSSKSFKAVRALKSRHKLVLSGTPVENSVSDLWTQLTFLNPGLLGTQAFFNEEYVQAIEKRKDEDKARKLQAIIKPFVLRRTKEQVASELPAKTEQIFYCDMSEDQAAYYEKTKSAYRNDLLSSMDDGTYAKKQVQLLQGLTALRQLANHPVMIDEQYTSDSGKFENVIHTLDNVLKGGHKVLIFSQFVKHLNIFKQYFDQESIPFSYLDGATKNRGEIVAEFQENTELKVFLISIKAGGVGLNLTQADYVFILDPWWNPAVEQQAIDRTHRIGQEKKVFIYKFIAKDTVEEKILALQNRKKRLASSLITTEESFFKSLSKEDIREILN, encoded by the coding sequence ATGTTACGAGTCGATAGTTCTAAACCCTGCAAAATTGTATACTCTTTATGTAAGCATGAGTTTTTCGGCTATTTGATAGAACCCCATATCGTTCAATTGAACCCACAGGGTGATTTTTCATTAACCTACCAGCGAATATTTTCACATACAGCAAATGAATTCGCCAGGCACCTGACCGAGAAAGACCTGAAGCTGATAAAGATTCTTGATGAAACAGAACAGGATTTCATCATTAAGAAATACCATAAGAAGCCGATCCGCCCTGTTGAGTTCTTCAGTAAATTTTTTAATGAAAAATTTTACGAAAGCGTACGGCCAAAGATTGAAAAGAAATTGTCCGAAGTCCTGGAGCTGATTAAAGTTGATGGTGAGCTCTATCTGATGGATAGTGATGGCTGGCCTGCTGAGCGCAAAATCGAAATTGCGTCTGAGCCGGCAACCGTATTGTTTCATTTCAGGCGCAATGCCATGGAGACCCGTTATTTTCCAACAATAAAGTACCAGGGAATGCGTATAGACTTCATGTTCAAAGAGGCCCAGGTGGTGAGCAACCAACCGGCCTGGCTCCTGCTGAATGATATGCTCTATTTCTTTGAACAGGACATTGAAGGTAAAAAATTAATGCCTTTCCTGAACAAGCGCTACATTACCATACCCAAAGCAACTGAAGGTGCTTATTTTGAGAAGTTTGTAGCCCCGCTAATTGAAAAATATCATGTTTATGCAGAGGGTTTTGAAATCAAAACGGAAAAACATGATCCGAAACCGGTAATAAAGGTAATTTACGTAGATTCAGGAGTTTCACAGTTACAATTGTATTTCAAATACGATACCCATGCCTTTGCAATGGGAAATGAAAAAAAGGTAACTGTCCACCTGGAAAAAGATGCAGATAACTATATCTTCACCAGAATCAAAAGAGATGCCGCATGGGAAAAACAAAAGTTTAATGTATTAACCGGTCTTGGCTTAAAAAAAACAAGTCCGCTTTACCATAATCTGGAAGTCCCTCCACTGAAGGATGAGGATCAGTCCTATGCCATTATCAACTGGGTGAATGAGCATATTGAACAATTAAAAGCGGAAGGTTTTGAAATTGAACAGCATCAGGGAACGAAGAAATTCCTTTTCGCCACAAACAAAATAGATTTCGAGATCAAGGAAGATAACGATTGGTTTGACATCAATGCCATCGTTTATTTTGGCTCGCATCCCATTCCTTTTATCTCCTTAAAACAGCATATCCTTCATAAAAGAAGAGAATTTACCTTACCTGATGGTTCTATTGCGATCATTCCGGAAAAATGGTTTACCCAATATGGCAGCCTCTTCAGCCTCTCAGATGGCGGGAAAGCATTAAAGTTAAAGAAACATCATATCGGACTGATCAATGAGCTCGCCGAAGATGGTATTGCGAACGTAACTTTAAGTCGCAAGCTGGAAAGGCTCAATGATTTTGAGAACATTGCCGATACGCAGATGCCGGTACATTTTAAAGGGGACCTCCGTAGCTATCAGAAAGCAGGATACAATTGGTTCAGTTTCCTTAGGGAATATAATTTTGGCGGGTGTCTGGCCGATGATATGGGTTTGGGTAAAACCATTCAGACCCTGGCTATGCTTCAGAAAATCAAGGAAGAAGATGAACAGAATTCAACAAAAAGCACTTCCCTGATTGTTATGCCGACTTCCCTGATTTACAATTGGTTAAACGAAGCCAAAAAATTCACGCCAAAACTGAAGATCCATGCACATACCGGGAGTTCCAGAAATAAAGACATCAGCCAGTTTGCGAAATACGACATCATCATTACCACTTATGGCATTACCAGGGTAGATATTGACCTGCTCAAAGAATACTATTTCAATTATATCATTCTGGACGAGAGTCAGAACATCAAGAATCCTTCTTCCAAATCATTTAAAGCAGTAAGGGCGCTTAAATCCAGACATAAACTCGTATTGAGCGGTACGCCGGTGGAAAACTCGGTGAGTGACCTCTGGACACAGCTGACCTTTTTAAATCCGGGTTTACTAGGGACACAGGCCTTCTTCAATGAAGAATATGTGCAGGCCATAGAGAAAAGGAAAGATGAGGATAAAGCGCGTAAGCTGCAGGCCATAATTAAACCTTTTGTATTGCGGCGGACCAAGGAGCAGGTGGCTTCTGAACTTCCCGCAAAAACAGAGCAGATTTTCTACTGCGATATGAGCGAAGATCAGGCTGCTTATTACGAAAAAACAAAATCTGCTTACAGAAATGACCTGCTGAGCAGTATGGACGATGGAACTTATGCGAAAAAGCAGGTTCAGCTTTTACAGGGGTTAACAGCATTGAGACAACTCGCCAATCATCCGGTCATGATCGATGAGCAGTATACTTCTGACTCAGGAAAGTTTGAAAACGTAATCCACACCCTTGACAACGTTTTGAAAGGTGGCCATAAGGTGCTGATATTCTCACAATTTGTGAAACACCTGAATATCTTCAAACAGTATTTTGATCAGGAATCCATTCCATTTTCTTACCTGGACGGAGCCACAAAAAACCGTGGAGAAATCGTAGCAGAATTTCAGGAGAATACAGAACTGAAAGTATTCCTGATTTCCATTAAAGCCGGCGGCGTTGGTTTAAACCTGACTCAGGCTGATTATGTATTCATTCTGGATCCATGGTGGAACCCTGCTGTAGAGCAACAGGCCATTGACCGTACCCATAGAATCGGACAGGAAAAGAAAGTTTTCATCTATAAGTTTATTGCAAAAGATACCGTAGAAGAGAAAATCCTTGCTTTACAGAACCGGAAGAAAAGATTGGCCAGCTCTCTGATTACGACAGAAGAAAGCTTCTTTAAATCGTTGAGTAAAGAGGATATCCGCGAAATCCTGAACTAG
- a CDS encoding peptidoglycan DD-metalloendopeptidase family protein, whose translation MQVTGQAETQLNLEGIVIGKVVDFDPESDQLYTFDLTANNKTITLEILENTSTFSTWVEDELSAHHARYGIGGYDEHRTIYARSQHFDTAEEPRRLHLGIDIWGPAGTPVYNFHDAVVHSFKFNDQYGDYGATIILKYHINGQVFHALYGHLSLDSLQGLEEGQHIPGGKAFASFGIPEENGFWPPHLHFQLIFNMYAFKGDYPGVCQYAKKAAFLNNSPDPSPILKHTFKSALI comes from the coding sequence ATGCAGGTAACAGGACAAGCGGAAACTCAGTTAAATCTGGAAGGTATAGTTATTGGAAAAGTGGTAGACTTTGATCCGGAATCGGACCAGCTCTACACATTTGACCTTACAGCGAATAACAAAACCATCACGCTTGAAATCCTGGAAAATACCAGTACCTTTAGTACCTGGGTAGAAGATGAGCTTAGTGCTCATCATGCCCGTTATGGAATTGGTGGCTACGACGAACACCGGACCATTTATGCCCGGAGCCAGCATTTTGATACTGCAGAAGAACCCCGTCGTTTACACCTTGGAATCGATATCTGGGGGCCTGCAGGGACCCCGGTGTATAACTTCCATGATGCAGTGGTCCATAGCTTTAAGTTTAATGATCAGTATGGGGATTATGGGGCAACCATCATCCTGAAATACCATATCAATGGCCAAGTTTTTCATGCTTTATACGGGCATCTCAGCCTGGATTCTTTACAGGGACTGGAAGAAGGACAGCACATTCCTGGGGGAAAAGCTTTCGCCAGCTTCGGAATCCCGGAAGAAAATGGTTTCTGGCCGCCACACCTGCACTTTCAGCTGATTTTTAATATGTATGCCTTTAAAGGTGACTATCCGGGGGTATGCCAATACGCCAAAAAAGCGGCCTTTCTAAACAATTCTCCTGACCCCTCGCCAATATTAAAACACACATTTAAATCTGCTTTGATTTAA
- the hflX gene encoding GTPase HflX, whose protein sequence is MGKQKYYDTALKPERAVLVGVIRPGETQEETKEFLDELAFLVDTAGGVVDRSFTQKMLKPDRATFVGTGKLEEIRAYVKSEEIDMVVFDDELSPSQLRNIERELQVKILDRSNLILDIFAGRAQTAQAKTQVELAQLQYLLPRLTRLWTHLERQKGGIGMRGPGETQIESDRRMILEKISLLKSRLKLIDKQNETQRKNRGELIRVALVGYTNVGKSTIMNMLSKSEVFAENKLFATLDTTVRKVVIENLPFLLSDTVGFIRKLPHHLVECFKSTLDEVREADILIHVVDVSHANFEDQIMVVNETLKDLGARDKPTIMVFNKIDAYVSPEVDTENEEKATLTLEEFERSWMATNNSPAMFISALHKENLEEFKQLLYDKVVALHTERYPYDKLLY, encoded by the coding sequence ATGGGAAAACAGAAATATTATGATACCGCGCTTAAACCCGAACGTGCTGTTCTGGTTGGCGTAATTAGACCAGGAGAAACCCAGGAAGAAACCAAAGAATTTTTGGACGAACTGGCATTTCTGGTAGATACTGCCGGTGGTGTGGTAGACCGTTCGTTTACGCAGAAAATGCTTAAACCAGACCGTGCCACCTTTGTAGGTACAGGAAAATTAGAAGAAATAAGGGCGTATGTAAAGTCCGAAGAGATAGATATGGTTGTTTTTGATGATGAGCTTTCACCATCACAACTCCGGAATATTGAACGTGAACTGCAGGTGAAAATCTTAGACAGGAGTAACCTGATCCTTGATATTTTCGCCGGAAGGGCGCAAACTGCACAGGCGAAAACACAGGTGGAACTGGCTCAGCTGCAATACCTGTTGCCACGACTGACCCGTTTATGGACTCACCTGGAACGCCAGAAAGGTGGTATCGGGATGAGAGGCCCCGGGGAAACTCAGATTGAAAGTGACAGAAGGATGATTCTCGAAAAAATCTCCTTGCTGAAAAGCCGCCTGAAACTGATCGATAAGCAGAACGAAACACAGCGTAAAAATCGTGGAGAACTGATTAGGGTAGCCCTGGTAGGGTATACCAATGTTGGTAAATCGACGATCATGAACATGTTGTCAAAATCTGAAGTGTTTGCAGAAAATAAGCTTTTTGCTACGCTGGATACGACTGTTCGTAAAGTTGTGATCGAAAACCTGCCTTTTCTGTTATCAGATACGGTAGGTTTTATCCGGAAATTGCCTCATCACCTGGTCGAATGTTTCAAATCTACATTGGATGAAGTTCGTGAAGCAGATATCCTGATCCATGTAGTTGATGTCTCACACGCCAACTTTGAAGATCAGATCATGGTGGTAAACGAGACGTTGAAAGATCTTGGAGCCAGAGATAAGCCAACCATTATGGTTTTCAATAAGATCGACGCTTATGTAAGCCCGGAAGTGGATACAGAAAACGAAGAGAAAGCTACGCTTACTTTAGAAGAGTTTGAGCGCAGCTGGATGGCAACCAATAATTCTCCTGCCATGTTTATCTCTGCATTGCATAAAGAGAATTTAGAAGAATTTAAGCAATTATTGTACGATAAAGTTGTCGCTTTACATACCGAGCGCTATCCTTATGATAAGCTGTTATATTAA
- the rbfA gene encoding 30S ribosome-binding factor RbfA, whose amino-acid sequence MESKRQQKFAGVLQEELAAIFQREGAAYLPNTLVTITKVRVSPDLAVAKVYLSFLNTNNTTLSVAEVNAHSSEIRYKLGARIRHQARVVPTLTFFVDDTNEYVEHMDKLFDKISKERKETDEEAE is encoded by the coding sequence ATGGAAAGTAAACGTCAGCAGAAATTTGCCGGAGTCCTGCAAGAGGAATTAGCAGCTATATTTCAACGTGAAGGAGCAGCATATTTACCAAATACCCTTGTTACCATTACCAAGGTCCGTGTTTCTCCGGATCTGGCAGTAGCAAAGGTTTATTTAAGCTTTTTAAACACCAACAATACCACCTTATCTGTGGCTGAAGTGAATGCACACTCCAGTGAGATCAGGTATAAACTGGGGGCAAGGATCCGTCACCAGGCAAGAGTAGTACCAACCCTGACTTTCTTTGTGGATGATACGAACGAATATGTGGAACATATGGATAAGCTGTTCGACAAAATTTCAAAGGAGCGAAAAGAGACAGACGAAGAAGCCGAATAA
- a CDS encoding diacylglycerol/lipid kinase family protein, protein MGKMNSSLKLLFIVNPGSGNNEIDFAAAIRTYFTSKNIDFEIYELSRHCSLEKIKSVISQSKASRVVAVGGDGTLKLVAECLLDTDIPIGIIPAGSANGMAKELGIPQELDAALEVVVNGHPKKIHAVKVNGELCIHLADIGFNAYIVKKFDDLPQRGMWGYTKAAWKALWNHSKMEVELKIKDKTIRSQAAMVVVANATMYGTGVKINPEGDLTDDLFEVILVKEYSVMEILKIRFTDLPFNPEKITLFQTRDLKIKTRRKVHFQVDGEYMGKVNRVEAVIIPAAICVII, encoded by the coding sequence ATGGGAAAAATGAATTCAAGCCTGAAATTACTGTTTATTGTAAATCCGGGCTCTGGAAATAACGAAATAGATTTTGCAGCAGCCATCCGTACTTACTTTACCTCAAAAAATATTGATTTCGAAATTTATGAGCTTTCCAGGCACTGCAGCCTGGAAAAGATAAAGTCTGTGATCAGCCAGTCAAAGGCCAGCCGGGTAGTTGCTGTTGGAGGAGACGGAACCTTAAAGCTGGTGGCAGAATGCCTTCTGGATACCGACATTCCTATTGGCATCATTCCGGCAGGATCCGCCAACGGGATGGCTAAAGAGCTTGGCATTCCTCAGGAGCTTGATGCTGCACTGGAAGTCGTGGTGAATGGCCATCCAAAAAAGATCCACGCGGTAAAGGTGAATGGAGAATTGTGCATTCATCTTGCCGACATCGGCTTTAATGCTTATATCGTTAAGAAATTTGACGACCTGCCCCAACGTGGCATGTGGGGATATACCAAGGCAGCCTGGAAAGCCTTATGGAACCACAGTAAGATGGAAGTAGAGCTAAAAATCAAAGATAAAACCATCCGTTCCCAGGCTGCAATGGTCGTCGTCGCTAATGCCACCATGTATGGTACCGGGGTAAAAATCAATCCCGAAGGAGACCTGACGGATGATCTTTTTGAAGTCATTCTGGTCAAGGAATATTCAGTGATGGAGATCCTGAAAATCAGGTTTACCGATCTGCCTTTTAATCCAGAAAAGATCACACTTTTTCAGACCAGGGATTTAAAGATCAAAACCAGACGTAAAGTCCACTTTCAGGTAGACGGCGAATATATGGGAAAAGTGAATCGTGTGGAGGCGGTTATCATTCCCGCAGCAATCTGTGTGATTATTTAG
- a CDS encoding energy transducer TonB, producing MGRILFTLLLLAGFTVQAQPRLKGGLEAFVMANKVYPQYSLQNCIEGAVNVGFKLNKKGEVYYSVIRKGIGTDLDDEALRLIRLSSGKWEVPQEHDSTLVLIAPMVFNLSGYGCDLKSKEDIQRAIANYKSSEGMTNAVLNFYKNKDSVKYKPEEEARILRLKADLGYDEAYLKERINDGKRKLKQKDRQGACEDFLFVKNMGSKLADELLAQYCH from the coding sequence ATGGGCAGAATTCTTTTCACTTTACTTCTTCTCGCCGGATTTACCGTTCAGGCACAACCCAGATTAAAAGGAGGGCTGGAGGCATTTGTAATGGCCAACAAGGTTTATCCTCAGTACTCCCTGCAAAATTGCATTGAAGGGGCTGTAAATGTGGGTTTCAAGCTCAACAAAAAGGGAGAGGTATACTATTCTGTAATCCGTAAAGGAATCGGAACGGATCTGGATGATGAAGCATTAAGGCTGATCCGCCTCAGCAGTGGTAAGTGGGAGGTTCCTCAGGAACACGATTCTACACTGGTCCTGATTGCACCTATGGTATTTAACTTATCGGGATATGGTTGCGACCTTAAAAGTAAAGAAGACATTCAGCGGGCCATTGCCAATTATAAATCCAGCGAAGGCATGACCAATGCTGTCCTCAATTTTTATAAAAACAAGGATTCTGTTAAATATAAACCGGAAGAAGAGGCAAGAATACTCCGCTTAAAGGCTGATCTGGGTTACGATGAAGCCTACCTGAAAGAAAGGATCAATGATGGCAAACGCAAGCTGAAACAAAAAGACAGGCAAGGGGCCTGTGAAGACTTTTTGTTTGTAAAGAATATGGGCTCAAAACTGGCCGATGAGCTCCTTGCGCAATACTGTCACTAA
- a CDS encoding YccF domain-containing protein: MNFIGNIIWIIFGGIFIFFEYIIGGLVLCLTIIGIPFGLQCFKFAIVGLAPFGVKITDTSSNTGCLSTIMNIIWIVFGGFWIALTHLLFGLLFCITIIGIPFGRQHFKLMNLAFTPFGKSIS; the protein is encoded by the coding sequence ATGAATTTTATAGGCAACATTATCTGGATCATTTTTGGGGGTATATTTATCTTTTTCGAATATATTATCGGAGGCCTGGTACTTTGCTTAACAATTATTGGGATTCCTTTTGGCCTGCAATGTTTCAAATTTGCCATTGTTGGATTAGCTCCTTTCGGCGTAAAAATTACGGATACTTCTTCCAATACCGGATGTCTTTCTACCATCATGAATATCATCTGGATTGTTTTCGGCGGATTCTGGATTGCCTTAACCCATTTATTATTCGGGCTTCTTTTCTGCATTACCATTATCGGTATCCCTTTTGGCAGGCAACATTTTAAACTGATGAACCTGGCCTTTACCCCATTCGGGAAATCAATCAGCTAA
- the aat gene encoding leucyl/phenylalanyl-tRNA--protein transferase: MVFRLDEKEIGFPDPTLAEEDGLLAVGGDLSINRLLLAYHHGIFPWFSEEDPICWYAPHERCVIYPDQVKVSKSMAKVLKDRVFEVTWNQAFPDVIRNCAMVGRKDQPGTWITAEMQEAYIALHEHGYAKSVEVWKDGVLCGGLYGVQIGEVFCGESMFSLVSNASKTALIWLCQTNAFKLIDCQLPNDHLMSLGAVMISAEEYYTLLTT, from the coding sequence ATGGTTTTTAGACTAGACGAAAAGGAGATCGGTTTTCCTGATCCGACATTGGCGGAGGAGGATGGATTGCTGGCAGTTGGAGGGGATCTGAGTATAAACAGACTGCTTCTGGCTTATCATCATGGTATTTTTCCCTGGTTTAGTGAAGAGGATCCCATCTGCTGGTACGCTCCCCATGAACGTTGTGTCATCTACCCTGATCAGGTGAAGGTGAGTAAGAGCATGGCAAAGGTCCTGAAAGATCGGGTATTCGAAGTAACCTGGAATCAGGCTTTTCCGGATGTGATCAGAAACTGTGCAATGGTGGGGAGGAAAGATCAGCCCGGAACCTGGATTACTGCAGAAATGCAGGAAGCTTATATCGCTTTGCATGAGCACGGTTATGCAAAAAGCGTAGAGGTATGGAAGGACGGAGTACTTTGCGGCGGTCTCTATGGCGTTCAGATCGGCGAAGTCTTTTGTGGAGAAAGTATGTTCAGCCTGGTCAGTAATGCGTCTAAAACCGCATTGATCTGGCTTTGCCAGACCAATGCATTTAAACTGATCGACTGTCAGCTGCCAAATGATCATTTGATGAGCCTGGGGGCTGTAATGATCAGCGCAGAGGAATATTATACCTTGCTAACTACCTAG